The Triticum aestivum cultivar Chinese Spring chromosome 5A, IWGSC CS RefSeq v2.1, whole genome shotgun sequence genomic sequence TGCGCTCCCACTGACTCTGTTATGAATTGACAGAGGACTGATTCTTTAGTGTGGATTGGGATATGAGTGAGTTAGGAAGAGAAAAGGGACAGAAAATTGGATTAAAAATCACCCACAGGGGCACATTTTGCAAATAACATGGAAGCAACATCGTTGGGATTGCTTCACTTTCTGGCTCTGCTGCTGCAGCTGCAGTGCTTTAATTTCTCAATTATTGAGGGCCTTGCCTTGTTGCCGTATGTGTCTAGGAATTCAGAGTGGGGATGGAATGGTCGATAGGAATTCAGAGTGGGGATGGGATGGTTGATCTCACCGGTTATTGCCATGTGCCTGCGCAACTGCTCCACCACAAGCACCCGCTCAAGGATCCACAACAAGATTAGTTCATGACCGTAGCTGGACCTGAAGCTTCACGTGATATCTCAGTTGAGGAGGCCACAAGCACCCGCTCAAGGATCCACAACAAGATTAGTCCATGACCGTAGCTGGACCTGAAGCTTCACGTGATGTCTCAGTTAAGGAGGCGAAGCATGAGGCGGAGCCAACCTGAAGCCACATCAGCACCTATCCGGCTATCCTTGAGCCATGCCAGCATCGATCCCTGAGTAGAGGGTTAAGTCAATGCAAAGTTATAAATCAGGGGTGTTATCTGTGCAAAATTTAGTTTATGGGGTGATGTGAGCATGACAAAATGGACTTTCTTTTGTTTCTTCCTTTTGCTGTATCTTTGTACTTCTACTGCTATTTATGGATGTCCAAAAATTCCTTGACCACCTCTATTATTGTTTCAGCTGTGCATCGGTTAGACCGGTTAGTTTCAGGTCTACTTATATTCGCTAAAAGTGCTGAGCGAGCAGAATGTTTCAGGCAACAGGTGCTAGCACTCACCTTTTATTATCACTCCGTACCTGTTCATTGTGCAGTCTACAGTCAGCATACCATCCTGTTTATCATGTGTGTCTGCTTACCTTACGTTCTGCCCATTGAGATATTTTATCTTATTACATAGTTTGTTCATCTGAATTACTGTTACCACAGATAGAAGCTAATTTGCTGCAGAAAGAATATGTAGCCAAAGTTGTTGGTGTATTTCCTGAAGGCGAGGTAATGATGTTTGTTTACTGCAACAGTTGTATGGTGTATCTTTAGATCCATGAACAGAAGCTGTTTCTGTTGTAAAATAAGTTGAATAGATTTTTATGGTTTGTCTACTTTAAAAGGGTTTGAAGGACAGGCCAGGCGCAGTGGTGAAAtactccccacttgtgccaagaggtcctgggttcgatgcggcctctctgcattgcactgtaCAGGCTTGCCTCGTATAATCCTTCCCCAGACCCCACCTGGTGTGGGAGCTTCTAGCACTGGGTCCGTCCATTGTCTACTTCAAAAGGGTTTCTTGCATTGTCATCCTGAGGTTTATGTTATTCACATGTCTCAGTTCTTCAGATTTTGCTTCTTACTATGCAAAAGCTTTTAGAATATCTTGAGATCTCGTGTGACCGAATTGCGTAGCTTCACAGTTATACTATATAAACATTTCAACAAAAGGGAACTCCACCACTTTGGGGAGCCATTAGCTTCATACCCGTATAGTAAATCAGAAATGTTGTGCCGGGAGCAGAGAGTTCAGACTTCCTGAATGCAAACCAAGTCCCTTGAGTGGAACTTCCTAGTCTTTAGCAAATTTATAAAATAAAAGCTATGACCACCAGGCCTGGAATGTCTTTACTCTTTAGCAAATATTTATTTATAAAATAAAAGCTATAACCACCAGGTTGGGAATGTCTCAGTGGCAAATTCTTTAAAACAGAAGAAACCTTGAAAAAGGAAAAATACCCCTGTGATACGCCTTCCTTTACCTATTTCTAgattgatttattttattttgtgtcatgCATTTTATTTAGTTGGATTTCTTTGCAGCAAACTGTTGACGCTAATGTAAACTTCAATGCACGGGAAGGAAGGAGCACTGTTGAGGTCTGTAAAGTATTGTGAGTTGTTTTTGTCCAAAAGTACACATGCTGAGTTTGGTTTTTCAACCACAGGTTTCTAACGGTCCTGGTAAAGCCCTCCCAAGTGGAAAACAAGCATGCACCAAGTTTCAGAGGATTTGCACTGATGGGAACCACAGCATTGTCTTGTGCAAACCTGTCACTGGCCGAACTCACCAGGTACCTAATCCTGTTTTACCCTTTATAAATGCATGTGTGTCTGCTTACGTTCACACAGATGAAATATCCTGGTAATAAAAATTAAAAGCCTAGCTCGTGAATCATCCCGACACTGTGAAAGATTTGAAGGCTGTGCAATGCTTATCTGTACAATGAAGGGGCCCGGAACTGCCAGAGGTTGGTTCATTAAATCGTGCACGAACCTAGCCTTTGGAAGATGACCGGAGCCAAGGTGTTGTGCCGGTTGCCACTACACAGGAGTCCTCCTAATGGTTGCCGGAACCTGTTATATCATTGTACTATATGAATCATACTATGTCTTAACTACCTGTTAGACGAGGCCTCCATGATGAAGAACCTGGCCATCGTAGTTAACATTTGAACGATCAATGCCTCCTTTCCATGATCCATACATCTTGTTTTCTTGTTTAAGAAGCTTCATGCTGGATAGAAATAATCTTAATTGTGCTGCCCATATGTATATTTTTGTTAAGTTTGTGGGTTTTGTGTATTGCTGATACATATTTTCTGTTTCTCCAAAACTGTGAAAAATGTAGATACGGGTGCATCTAAAACACCTTGGTTACCCAATAGCTAATGATGAGCTCTATGTTTCGGGGGATTTTTGTCCGCGTTCATCAAAGGGGACGAGTATCCATAGGGCAACCTCACTAGCGTGCTCATTGCCATCATCAGATCCTGACAACGGTGCTGAAGCTGATTTGGAATTTGGTATTGACCCAATGTGTACGAATTGTCCAAATCTCGCTCCTGTCGGGTGAGTGCCTACAAGTTCACTTGATCATAAAGGGCAGGCTCGAACTAACAAACATTTTGAGATCAGTCTGTAGCAGGCAGTTACGAGATCAGTATGAATTCTTCGGGCGTTTTTTATAATCTTTTGTTCTTTTTGGCAGTTATGATGGCGACGAGGAGGGACTATGGCTGCATTGTGTGCGATATACTGGCCCCGATTGGTGCTATGAATGCCCATATCCTGACTGGGCATCCCTTGACAATGTGTCAGGGAAGAAAATGAAGTCTGATGTACCACCAGAAAATTAAGTCGAGAAAGCAAACGACATCTTGATGGTAGCCCGCCAACTAGTATGGCTGAAATTTTGGATGCCTATGATCACTTTGATGCCCATGGTACTattgtcttgtcacttttggataTAACTCTTTCTAAAGATGTATGTGGTTCACGTGGTATATCCTAGTTAAGTTTCCTCTTAGATAATTTAGTCAGGTTGGTTTTATACCAACATTTCTCTATGTAAGGTTTACATAACATAATATCCATCTCCCCTGCAAAAAGACAAACATTATATCCATCTGAATTTTTTACCAGTGTAGTCTTACAATATAGATTTCACTTGATGGTTTGCAAATGGTGTGATCATGGTACTTCATTGTTActcccttcgtaaactaatataaaaacgtttagatAACTAACATAATGATCTAAACGCTCGTATACTAGTTTACAGAGCAAGTATGTTCTTTCTCACCCTCTGAGCCAGAGCTCAAACACGAGTGGAGACGGGCTGGAGGTGAATTGGAAAGACTGGGAGGCAGCCTCCGCTAGGATTTTTGCTGCGTTGGGAATGGCTCAAGCGTACGGACGATCTCCGGCCATGGCAAGGGCTGAACCTGATGGCCGACAAACAAGTGACCATGGCGTTCAACAGCTTGGTCAAATGGGAGGTTGGCAATGGGAGACGTGTGTTGTTTTGGAAGGACAGATGGATCAATGGAAGCTCCATCGCTGAGGTGGCTCCGATGATCAGAGCCATGATCAAGACACAGGTCGCCAATAGGAAAACGGTTAAGGATGCTTTACATCTTCATACTTGGACATCTGACATTGTTGGGGATATGAGCACGGATGCCATGGTGCAATTCATCCGGCTTTGGGATCTGGTCATTGGTATGAGCCTGGTCCCTGACTCTGAAGACAAACCACTATGGGAATGGAGCTCTAATGGTATCTATTCAGCCCGCACCGCCTATAAAATGCTATGCGAGGGAGGCATCAGATTTCAATGCTCTTCGGCAATATGGAAATGTTGGGCGCCATTGACCTGCAAGATATTCATATGACTGGCGCTGCAATACCGCGTTTGGACATCCGATAGGAGGCAACGACATGGCCTTCAAGATCATAGCTCACCATGTTTTCTTTGTGAGCAGGAAGAGGACACGGTGGATCACATCTTGCTGCAATGCGTCTATGCTCGTCAAGTTTGGTTCAATTGCTTCAGGCGACTTGGCATTGAGCTTTCTATACTCCCAACACAGCAAGATCGTTTGGAGGCATGGTGGTCCGTTTCCAGGAAACGCATCGTCAAGCCTCACCGTAAGGGATTTGACGCGCTCGTCATCTTGATATGCTGGAATCTCTGGAAGCAAAGAAACGGCAGAGTGTTCTCGCACTCCAACAATGCCAATGAATGGGGGGTCGCGGACATTATTGCTCGAGAACTAAGACTTTGGATAGCGGCTCGAAGGAGAGGAGTTCAACAGCTTGCCGAGTAGTTGCTTAGTGTGTGGAGTGGAGTGGAGTTTGGGTTGGCTCCCGCTGTGGGATTAGCCACCCGTTGTAATTCTTGTAATTAACCCTCTGTCTTCTATAAAGTTAAGGTACACATTTTGCGTACTCTAAAAAAAAGATAA encodes the following:
- the LOC123105416 gene encoding RNA pseudouridine synthase 7; protein product: MAGALAGAGIVWQTPANPPEAQDYIFRNGRRYVRPYYFEFISHAKNRWAGKTIVDLFTDEFKGRPREYYVHAVKCGRLQVDEQMVEEDYIVKSSQKISHFLHRHEPPVLGGNIVILQNEVDVVTVCKPASVPVHPCGQYRKNTVVGIMEAEHGLTPLFPVHRLDRLVSGLLIFAKSAERAECFRQQIEANLLQKEYVAKVVGVFPEGEQTVDANVNFNAREGRSTVEVSNGPGKALPSGKQACTKFQRICTDGNHSIVLCKPVTGRTHQIRVHLKHLGYPIANDELYVSGDFCPRSSKGTSIHRATSLACSLPSSDPDNGAEADLEFGIDPMCTNCPNLAPVGYDGDEEGLWLHCVRYTGPDWCYECPYPDWASLDNVSGKKMKSDVPPEN